One region of Cystobacter ferrugineus genomic DNA includes:
- a CDS encoding aldo/keto reductase, producing MANSDTRAEMTYRTLGRTGERVSAIGLGGWHLGLPQVDEKLALRLVRTAIDRGINFMDNCWDYNEGLSELRMGKALQEGYRHKVFLMTKIDGRSKKEAARQLEHSLERLQTDCIDLVQHHEILRFEDPDRIFREGGAQEALLEAKQAGKLRYIGFTGHKDPRIHLAMLELARERGFTFDAVQLPLNLMDAHFRSFAKLVVPELVKDGIGVLAMKTLANGAILRSKTVTPIECLHYALNLPTSVVITGVDRMDILDQAFEAVRTFKPFTDEQLQALLAKTRTAALRGEFEPFKTSSIYDGTATNPQWLGEEPEELQAQMQA from the coding sequence ATGGCGAACTCGGACACGCGCGCGGAGATGACGTACCGGACCCTGGGGCGCACCGGGGAGAGGGTGTCGGCGATCGGCCTCGGGGGCTGGCACCTCGGGCTGCCCCAGGTGGACGAGAAGCTGGCGCTGCGCCTCGTGCGCACGGCGATCGACCGCGGCATCAACTTCATGGACAACTGCTGGGACTACAACGAGGGCCTGAGCGAGCTGCGCATGGGCAAGGCGCTCCAGGAGGGCTACCGGCACAAGGTCTTCCTGATGACGAAGATCGACGGCCGCTCGAAGAAGGAGGCGGCGCGGCAGTTGGAGCACTCGCTGGAGCGGCTACAGACGGACTGCATCGACCTGGTGCAGCATCATGAAATCCTGCGCTTCGAGGATCCGGATCGCATCTTCCGCGAGGGCGGCGCCCAGGAGGCACTGCTCGAGGCGAAGCAGGCTGGCAAGCTGCGCTACATCGGCTTCACGGGGCACAAGGACCCACGCATCCACCTGGCCATGCTGGAGCTGGCACGCGAGCGCGGCTTCACGTTCGACGCGGTGCAGCTACCGCTCAACCTCATGGACGCGCACTTCCGCAGCTTCGCGAAGCTCGTGGTGCCGGAGCTGGTGAAGGACGGCATCGGCGTGCTCGCGATGAAGACGCTGGCCAACGGCGCCATCCTGCGCTCCAAGACGGTGACGCCCATCGAGTGCCTGCACTACGCGCTGAACCTGCCCACCTCGGTGGTCATCACGGGCGTGGACCGGATGGACATTCTCGATCAGGCCTTCGAGGCGGTGCGCACCTTCAAGCCCTTCACCGACGAGCAGTTGCAGGCGCTCCTGGCCAAGACGCGCACGGCGGCGCTGCGGGGCGAGTTCGAGCCGTTCAAGACGTCGTCCATCTACGATGGCACGGCGACCAACCCCCAGTGGCTGGGCGAGGAGCCCGAGGAGTTGCAGGCGCAGATGCAGGCGTGA
- a CDS encoding spore photoproduct lyase family protein, with translation MNLDLFPPRPPTTRPLERLLEVTRIYLEPEVEQHPRGQDILARFPDAERVHVRSHWNIPGLYGNEGNVEAWNRIKGSTLVLGLKKTMRFEENGRSADYLPPSAANGCVMACAYCYVPRHKGYANPVTVFVNIDQIQAAIRRHAQRLGPKREANSVHPRYWVYDIGCNSDCSADAALSDNVKDLVRLFTTLPNAMGSFATKLVNRELLTYAPRGKTRIRFSLMPHAQAKLLDVRTSPIAERIAAIDEFVAAGYEVHLNFSPVVITEGWQEAYDALFQQVDAALGHEAREQLACEVIFLTHNERLHEVNLGWHPKAEQVLWRPDLQEAKVSQGGGANVRYRTGLKGALVREFLALLERRMPYCRVRYAF, from the coding sequence ATGAACCTGGACCTCTTTCCCCCTCGGCCCCCCACCACCCGCCCCCTCGAGCGGCTGCTGGAGGTGACGCGCATCTACCTGGAGCCCGAGGTCGAGCAGCACCCCCGCGGCCAGGACATCCTCGCCCGCTTCCCCGACGCCGAGCGGGTTCATGTGCGCTCGCACTGGAACATCCCCGGCCTGTACGGCAACGAGGGCAACGTCGAGGCGTGGAACCGCATCAAGGGCAGCACGCTGGTGCTGGGGCTCAAGAAGACGATGCGCTTCGAGGAGAACGGGCGCAGCGCGGACTATCTGCCGCCCTCGGCCGCCAACGGCTGCGTCATGGCGTGCGCGTACTGCTACGTGCCGCGGCACAAGGGCTACGCCAACCCCGTCACCGTCTTCGTCAACATCGACCAGATTCAGGCCGCCATCCGCCGCCACGCGCAGCGGCTCGGGCCCAAGCGCGAGGCCAACTCCGTGCACCCGCGCTACTGGGTCTACGACATTGGCTGCAACAGCGACTGCTCGGCCGACGCGGCCCTGAGCGACAACGTGAAGGACCTGGTGCGGCTGTTCACCACGCTGCCCAACGCCATGGGCTCCTTCGCCACCAAGCTCGTCAACCGCGAGCTGCTCACCTACGCCCCCCGGGGCAAGACGCGCATCCGCTTCAGCCTCATGCCCCACGCCCAGGCGAAGCTGCTCGACGTGCGCACCAGCCCCATCGCCGAGCGCATCGCCGCCATCGACGAGTTCGTCGCCGCCGGCTACGAGGTGCACCTGAACTTCTCCCCCGTGGTCATCACCGAGGGCTGGCAGGAGGCCTATGACGCGCTCTTCCAACAGGTGGACGCGGCCCTCGGGCACGAGGCCAGGGAACAGCTCGCCTGCGAGGTCATCTTCCTCACCCACAACGAGCGGCTGCACGAGGTGAACCTGGGCTGGCACCCCAAGGCCGAGCAGGTGCTGTGGCGGCCGGACCTGCAGGAGGCCAAGGTGTCCCAGGGGGGAGGCGCCAACGTGCGCTACCGCACCGGGCTCAAGGGCGCGCTCGTGCGCGAGTTCCTCGCGCTGCTCGAGCGGCGCATGCCCTACTGCCGCGTGCGCTACGCGTTCTGA
- a CDS encoding HEAT repeat domain-containing protein, translated as MAQREEATQWRNALIAAIHEGDEARARAQVTQLGARKARPLLEAMLEDTDAAVRQAAAFGLGELGGAASIRRLEHQLALEEARRSHDGATVVEAITQALGRIQGASARASLARRLERLVTMGRPEPADLNDVACALWRKRHPELIPIVRQSMEKLELPTPTALHGLLVLLEKPAEELLHWAADGSVPIELKGEVLTLLTEELPETLVSTLPAFISSAEPLLDTAVSHKGAASAYCVDLFSLLLMNPERLFPMLPEAALDRLRDMARKWVAATSSLKCSLQAAVLLKHLGRKEDAALLEAHRPADPTLAKVFDDAARALRR; from the coding sequence ATGGCACAGAGGGAAGAGGCCACGCAGTGGCGCAACGCGCTCATCGCGGCAATCCATGAGGGTGACGAGGCCCGGGCGCGAGCCCAGGTGACCCAGCTCGGCGCACGCAAGGCCAGGCCCCTGCTGGAGGCCATGTTGGAGGACACGGATGCCGCCGTGCGCCAAGCCGCGGCATTCGGCCTCGGTGAGCTGGGCGGAGCTGCCAGCATCAGACGCCTTGAGCACCAGCTCGCCCTGGAGGAAGCGCGGAGGAGCCATGATGGGGCCACCGTCGTGGAGGCCATCACCCAGGCGCTGGGACGCATCCAGGGAGCGAGCGCACGAGCAAGCCTCGCACGCAGGCTGGAGCGGCTGGTCACCATGGGGAGGCCAGAGCCCGCTGACTTGAACGATGTGGCCTGTGCCCTGTGGCGTAAACGGCACCCGGAGCTGATTCCCATCGTCCGACAAAGCATGGAGAAGCTCGAGCTTCCCACGCCCACCGCCCTGCACGGCCTGCTCGTGCTGTTGGAAAAGCCTGCGGAAGAACTCCTTCACTGGGCCGCCGATGGCTCCGTTCCTATCGAGCTCAAGGGCGAGGTGCTCACACTTCTCACCGAGGAGCTACCCGAGACACTTGTCTCCACCCTGCCTGCATTCATCTCCTCGGCCGAGCCCCTGCTGGACACGGCCGTGAGCCACAAAGGCGCGGCCTCGGCCTACTGCGTGGATTTGTTCTCCCTGCTCCTCATGAATCCGGAGCGTCTCTTTCCCATGCTCCCGGAGGCAGCCCTCGACAGGCTGCGTGACATGGCCCGGAAATGGGTCGCGGCGACGTCCTCTCTCAAGTGCTCCCTTCAAGCCGCAGTCCTGCTCAAGCATCTGGGCCGCAAGGAGGATGCGGCGCTCCTCGAAGCGCACCGGCCAGCGGATCCCACCCTGGCCAAGGTCTTCGATGATGCGGCCCGGGCGCTGCGTAGGTGA
- a CDS encoding cytochrome C oxidase subunit IV family protein yields MAEHGRKSVWGYVGIWGVLVVLTVATWLLGTRGHLGSWSLPVAMGIAVGKTALVAMFFMHLVEQPGARRVVFPVSALFLALLLGVSLVEAMTRVRMARPDGPKALEPARPASTRTAPPGSPTRWMGH; encoded by the coding sequence ATGGCGGAGCACGGAAGGAAGAGCGTCTGGGGTTACGTGGGGATATGGGGCGTGCTGGTGGTGTTGACGGTGGCGACGTGGTTGCTGGGGACGCGGGGGCACCTGGGGTCCTGGTCGCTGCCGGTGGCGATGGGGATCGCCGTGGGGAAGACGGCGCTGGTGGCGATGTTCTTCATGCACCTGGTGGAGCAGCCGGGAGCGAGGCGGGTGGTGTTTCCGGTGTCGGCGCTGTTCCTGGCGCTGCTGCTCGGGGTGTCGCTCGTGGAGGCGATGACGCGGGTGCGCATGGCGAGGCCGGATGGGCCCAAGGCGCTGGAGCCCGCGCGTCCGGCCTCGACGCGCACGGCCCCGCCGGGCTCACCCACTCGGTGGATGGGGCATTGA
- a CDS encoding TIGR02265 family protein: MSGLGAEAYRVQTGAELGHLLTWLGPEDTLRGMFFRSLQDAMLTLLGEAAMEACLEEVTGERDFVDFFAYPAGDFLRMVRRAAWLMEERGCGGEETLRMLGHLGTAAFLMSPAGKAMDVLASGTPRRVLENLPMAYQMISPKGGPLSVTSLGPTRARVNFSRDVLPCAYLEGLLEALLKKAGARGVRIEGRRVGAFSSEFLLSWTEGD, from the coding sequence ATGAGCGGTCTCGGAGCTGAGGCGTACAGGGTTCAGACCGGAGCGGAGCTGGGACACCTGCTCACGTGGCTGGGGCCCGAGGACACCTTGCGAGGCATGTTCTTTCGCAGCCTGCAGGACGCGATGTTGACGCTCCTGGGCGAGGCGGCGATGGAGGCGTGTCTGGAGGAGGTCACGGGCGAGCGCGACTTCGTGGACTTCTTCGCCTACCCGGCGGGGGACTTCCTGCGGATGGTGCGGCGGGCGGCTTGGCTGATGGAGGAGCGGGGGTGTGGGGGAGAGGAGACGCTGCGGATGCTGGGGCACCTGGGCACGGCGGCGTTCCTGATGAGTCCGGCGGGCAAGGCGATGGACGTGCTCGCCTCGGGCACGCCGCGGCGGGTGCTCGAGAACCTGCCCATGGCCTATCAGATGATCTCCCCCAAGGGCGGCCCGCTGTCGGTGACATCGCTGGGACCCACGCGCGCCCGGGTGAACTTCTCGCGCGACGTGTTGCCGTGCGCGTACCTGGAGGGGCTGCTGGAGGCGTTGCTCAAGAAGGCCGGCGCGCGCGGCGTGCGCATCGAGGGGCGGCGCGTGGGCGCCTTCTCCAGCGAGTTCCTCCTGTCCTGGACCGAGGGGGACTGA